GTTGAAGATCCTATTTCTGGAAATTATAGCTTGGAAGTATCATCACCAGGTATACCACGGCCATTATTTAAAAATTGGCAATATCAGCGTTATATAGGCCATGAAGTACAAGTAAAAACTTTTAAGCCAATTGAGGGTAAGCGTAAATTATTAGGGACTATTGTCTCAGTATCTGAGAACACTTTAGTACTTAAAATAAATAATGAAGATCAAGAATTACTTTTTTCAAATATTGTGAAAGCAAGTTTGACAGTATAGAGAGGCGAACAATGAGCAAAGAATTGTTACTGGTTGCAGAGGCGTTATCAAATGAAAGAGGTGTAAGTAAGGAAGTTATTATACTTGCCATTCAGGCTGCATTGGAATCCGCAACTCGCAAGATCTTTGGTTTAGATATAGGGGTACGAATCAAATTAGATCCCCGCACAGGTGACTATGAAACCTATAGA
The DNA window shown above is from Legionella sp. PC997 and carries:
- the rimP gene encoding ribosome maturation factor RimP, translating into MIQDELEDLLAPTINDMGYELWGCEYLSQGKHSLLRIYIDKIDGIGIEDCEAVSHQVSALLDVEDPISGNYSLEVSSPGIPRPLFKNWQYQRYIGHEVQVKTFKPIEGKRKLLGTIVSVSENTLVLKINNEDQELLFSNIVKASLTV